Proteins found in one Choloepus didactylus isolate mChoDid1 chromosome 25, mChoDid1.pri, whole genome shotgun sequence genomic segment:
- the LOC119520579 gene encoding olfactory receptor 10H1-like, whose product MRDQNHSTVSEFTLIGFSTFPHQLLPAFFSLFLLMYLFTLLGNLLIMATIWSERSLHTPMYLFLCTLSISEILYTFTIIPRMLADLLSSQRSIAFMACASQMFFSFTFGFTHSFLLTVMGYDRYVAICYPLRYNVLMSPRGCACLVAWSWAGGSVMGLVVTMPIFHLTFCGPHEVHHFFCHVPPLLKLACGNDAPVVAMGVGLVCITALLGCFVLILLSYAFIVATILRIPSAEGQRKAFSTCASHLTVVVVHYGFASVVYLKPKGPQSLEGDALMGTTYTILTPFLSPIIFSLRNKELKNAMKKTFLSKLHLSSS is encoded by the coding sequence ATGAGGGATCAGAATCACAGCACCGTGTCTGAATTCACCCTCATCGGCTTCTCCACCTTCCCGCATCAGCTGCTTCCTgccttcttctccctcttcctgctAATGTACCTGTTCACGTTGCTGGGAAACCTGCTCATCATGGCCACCATCTGGAGCGAGCGCAGCCTGCACACGCCCATGTACCTCTTCCTGTGCACCCTCTCCATCTCCGAGATCCTCTACACCTTCACCATCATCCCGCGCATGCTGGCCGACCTGCTCTCCTCGCAGCGCTCCATCGCCTTCATGGCCTGTGCCAGCCAGATGTTCTTCTCCTTCACGTTCGGCTTCACCCACTCCTTCCTGCTCACCGTCATGggctatgaccgctatgtggccatctgctaCCCCCTGCGCTACAACGTTCTCATGAGCCCCCGTGGCTGTGCCTGCCTGGTGGCCTGGTCCTGGGCAGGTGGCTCAGTCATGGGGCTGGTAGTGACAATGCCCATTTTCCACCTCACCTTCTGTGGCCCCCATGAGGTCCACCATTTTTTCTGCCACGTGCCCCCACTATTGAAGTTGGCTTGTGGGAACGATGCGCCAGTTGTGGCCATGGGCGTGGGTCTGGTGTGTATCACAGCCCTGCTGGGATGCTTTGTCCTCATCCTCCTCTCCTATGCCTTCATTGTGGCCACCATCTTGAGGATCCCCTCGGCTGAGGGTCAGCGtaaagccttctccacctgcgcGTCCCACCTCACTGTGGTGGTTGTGCACTACGGCTTCGCCTCTGTCGTCTACCTCAAGCCCAAGGGCCCCCAGTCTCTGGAAGGAGACGCCCTCATGGGCACCACCTACACCATCCTCACCCCCTTCCTTAGTCCCATCATTTTCAGCCTCAGGAACAAGGAGTTGAAGAACGCCATGAAGAAGACCTTCCTCAGCAAACTCCATCTCTCTAGTTCATGA